One Alligator mississippiensis isolate rAllMis1 chromosome 1, rAllMis1, whole genome shotgun sequence genomic window carries:
- the KLF11 gene encoding Krueppel-like factor 11: MQWSAGGDMDGAPAVDIVDIYESIRERQRHDSERSTCSTLEQNDIEAVKALVCMSSWGQRSQKGDLLKIRPLTPISDSGDFTMHTETTMELPKDFHSLSTLEKNLLAATGKAVTKNLPAQMNFRATVELILGRRSLLVLCVIVVSCAVIT; encoded by the exons ATGCAGTGGTCCGCCGGCGGAGACATGGACGGGGCGCCCGCG GTTGACATTGTGGACATATATGAGTCTATACGTGAAAGACAACGGCATGACAGCGAAAGGTCTACGTGCAGTACCCTGGAGCAGAATGATATAGAAGCAGTCAAGGCACTTGTTTGTATGAGCTCCTGGGGTCAAAGATCACAGAAAGGTGATCTATTAAAGATAAGGCCGCTTACGCCCATCTCGGATTCAGGTGATTTCACAATGCACACTGAGACTACAATGGAATTACCAAAGGATTTCCATTCTCTGTCTACCTTG GAGAAAAACCTTTTAGCTGCAACTGGGAAGGCTGTGACAAAAAATTTGCCCGCTCAGATGAACTTTCGCGCCACCGTCGAACTCATACTGGGGAGAAGAAGTTTGCTTGTCCTGTGTGTGATCGTCGTTTCATGCGCAGTGATCACCTGA